The segment AGCCGCTCCGCCGCGGTGGTGAAACGTTCCCGCAAGTCCGCCGGACCCACCACCTCCGCCTCCGGGCCGAGCGCGAGCAACTGGCCGTACGCGACGTCGAGCCCCTCCACCCGCAGAGTCACCGTCACCCACCCCTGACCGTCCGGCGGGTCCGCCGCCGCGAGGGCCTCATGGGCCGCCGCCCGGTCGGTGACCTGGGGAAGCATGCGCGCACCCGCTGCCGAGAGCCGTACGACGACCTCGGTGCGCAGGATCGAGCGGGCGAACTCCGCCGCGTGCCCCGCCCAGAAAGCCGCCAGGTCGACCCCGGGATCGCGCTCGAACCGAGCGCCGCCCGGGCCCGTCACGGCTTCCGCCTCGACGATCCGGTCCACCCGGTAGACCCGTAGTTCCCTGTCCGCCCGGGCGACCAGATACCAGACCCCGGCCTTGAGCACGAGCCCGTACGGCTCCAACTCCCGCTCCACGACGCCGCTCTCACGCCGATAGCGCACGCACAGCCGCAGATCGCCCCACACCGCCTCGGCGACCGTCGGCAGCAGCTTCGGGGTCTCGGGCTCCTGCCACCAGCCCGGGGCGTCGAGATGGAAGCGCTGGGCGGCCGAATCCGACGCGTCGCGCAACTCGGGCAGCAACGCCGCGGACACCTTGAGCCGGGCCGCCGACGCCGCGTCCTGCAGGCCCATGGCGCGCAGCGCCGCCGGCACCCCGGACAGGAACAGCGCCTCCGCCTCGTCCCGGCCGAGACCGGTCAGCCGGGTGCGATAGCCCTCCACGAGCCGGTACCCACCGGCCCGGCCGCGCTCCGCGTAGACCGGAACGCCGGCCTCGGACAGCGCGAGGACATCCCGCCCGACCGTGCGCTCGGAGACCTCCAGCTTCGCCGCAAGTTCGGTGGCCGTCATCGAGCCCCGGGTCTGCAGGAGCAGCACCAGATGTATGAGGCGCGCCGCGCGCATGGGACCTCCAGGGTGCGTATCGTTCCCGCGCTCCGACGGGAACGATACGCACCCAGAGGGGATTCCGGTGCCGCAGTGACCGTGTCGGGCCGCTCCCGGCCCCGGTCACCGCGGCCTAAGCGGCCGAATCCCCGTAATACCCGTCCCACTTGATGCCGATCTCCCTGAGCCATCTCAGGTCCTCCGGCGCGGGACCGCCTCCTGCGTGAGCGACGGTGTCGTCGCCGCGTTCCAGTACGACGACCTCGTAGTGCGGCGGCCACTGCATCAGGATCCGCCGCTGGCACATCGGACAGAACCATTCCTCGGCGCCCGAGGGCTCCGTGGCGACCAGCCGCATCTCGTGTGTCTCACGTGTCTCACGCATGAGAGGCCCCTCTCAGTCCCCGGTACGTCTTCCTAGGTTCCCTACGCCAGCTTGCAGGTCGCGAGCGACGAGTTGACCCCGGCAGGGGCAGCCGCCCCGGTGCGGGTGAAGTCCAGCACGATGCGGTCGATGACCGCCTGGCGCTTGCCGGTCAGCGGGCCGAGGATCGCGTTGTTCACGAAGTTCGCACCGCCCTGCCCGACGCTGGTGGAGAGGCGTGTGTTCGCCTCGTCGATCTGCTTCTGCAGCAGCGCCAGTTCGCTCGCCACCCCCGCCTGCGCCGAAGCCGGCACATTGGTGATCAGCGGTGCGACATCCGGGCACACGATCGCTGACCCGGTCGCCGCTGATGCGGCGGCGGCCGCAGCCGCACTTCCCCCGGTCGTCCCCGTCGCCGCCGTGGCAGCCGCCGACGGGGCGGCGGTCGCGGCAGCCGTGGCGGTCGCCGCGGCACCCGTCCCGGTGCCCGCCCCCGCCGCGTTCAGCGAGCACGCCGCGAGCGCGTCGAGCCCCGTCGGCTTGGCCGCGTGGCGGCCGATCGAGATCACGATCCGGTCGATCGTCGACGTCCGCTTGTCCTTCAGCGGGCCCAGGATCGCGTTGTTCACGAAGTTCGCGCCACCCTGCCCGACCGTGTCGACCAGCCGCTTGTTCGCCTCTGCGATCTGCGTGTTCAGCAACGTGAGATTGCGGTCGACCTCGGCCTGCGACTGCGCCGGGATGGCGGGCAACTTGCTCTTCACGTCGGGGCAGTTGACCGTCGACACAGCCGCCTTGGTCGTGGCGTTCGTCGCCGTCGTCTTGTCCTGCCCCGCCATGGCGGCTCCCACCACGACCACACCCGACACCAACACGCCGCCGACCACACCCGCGACGACGACACGCCGCCCATTGAAGGACCGAAGGGCACGCGACATCTGATCTCCTTGACGATGAATCCGGCTAAAGGTCGCGCCCGTCTGGCCCCACACGGGCGTTGCATGGCCTTGCGCCCGTATGTACGACGGCTGCACGAGATGTGTTCAACGTGTGCCGTGATTCTTCTGTGATCCGAGGGATGTCGCGGGAGAGAAAACGATCGCGCCCCCTGCACCGGATGACCGGTGCAGGGGGCGCGATCGAATACGTACGGCTTACAGCCCGAGGTCGCCCTCGAACTCGCCGGCTTCCAGACGGGCCTTGACGTCCGTGAGGTAGCGGGCGGCGTCCGCGCCGTCGACCAGCTGGTGGTCGTAGGACAGGGTCAGGTAGACCATGTCGCGGATGGCGATGGTCTCGCCGAGGTCCGGGTGGTTGATGACCACCGGGCGGCGGACGGTGGCGCCGATGCCGAGCTCGGCGACCTGCGGGTAGTTCACGATGATGGTGTCGAACAGCGCACCGCGCGAGCCGGTGTTGCTGATCGTGAACGTGCCGCCGCCGAGGTCGTCGGGGCTGATCTTCTTGGTGCGTACCTTGCCGGCCAGCTCGGCGGTCTTCTTGGCGATGCCGGCGATGTTGAGGTCGCCCGCGCCCTTGATGACCGGGAC is part of the Streptomyces sp. NBC_01262 genome and harbors:
- a CDS encoding helix-turn-helix transcriptional regulator, producing the protein MRAARLIHLVLLLQTRGSMTATELAAKLEVSERTVGRDVLALSEAGVPVYAERGRAGGYRLVEGYRTRLTGLGRDEAEALFLSGVPAALRAMGLQDAASAARLKVSAALLPELRDASDSAAQRFHLDAPGWWQEPETPKLLPTVAEAVWGDLRLCVRYRRESGVVERELEPYGLVLKAGVWYLVARADRELRVYRVDRIVEAEAVTGPGGARFERDPGVDLAAFWAGHAAEFARSILRTEVVVRLSAAGARMLPQVTDRAAAHEALAAADPPDGQGWVTVTLRVEGLDVAYGQLLALGPEAEVVGPADLRERFTTAAERLAAIYA